The proteins below come from a single Camelus bactrianus isolate YW-2024 breed Bactrian camel chromosome 2, ASM4877302v1, whole genome shotgun sequence genomic window:
- the CSN2 gene encoding beta-casein isoform X2 has product MKVLILACLVALALAREKEEFKTAGEALESISSSEESITHINKKIEKFKIEEQQQTEDEQQDKIYTFPQPQSLVYSHTEPIPYPILPQNFLPPLQPAVMVPFLQPKVMDVPKTKETIIPKRKEMPLLQSPVVPFTESQSLTLTDLENLHLPLPLLQSLMYQIPQPVPQTPMIPPQSLLSLSQFKVLPVPQQMVPYPQRAIPVQAVLPFQEPVPDPVRGLHPVPQPLVPVIA; this is encoded by the exons ATGAAGGTCCTCATCCTTGCCTGCCTGGTGGCTCTTGCTCTTGCAAGAGAG AAGGAAGAATTCAAGACAGCCGGTGAG gcTTTGGAAAGCATTTCAAGCAGTGAG gaatCTATTACACACATCAACAAG AAAATTGAGAAGTTTAAAATTGAGGAACAGCAGCAAACAGAG gaTGAACAGCAGGATAAAATCTACACCTTTCCCCAGCCCCAGTCTCTAGTCTATTCTCACACTGAGCCCATCCCTTACCCTATCCTTCCACAAAACTTTCTGCCGCCTCTTCAGCCTGCTGTGATGGTACCTTTTCTTCAGCCTAAAGTAATGGATGTCCCCAAAACTAAGGAGACCATCATTCCTAAGCGCAAAGAAATGCCCTTGCTTCAGTCTCCAGTAGTGCCCTTTACTGAAAGCCAGAGCCTGACTCTCACTGATCTCGAAAATCTGCAccttcctctgcctctgctccagTCTTTGATGTACCAGATTCCCCAGCCTGTTCCTCAGACCCCCATGATTCCTCCTCAATCCCTGCTGTCCCTTTCTCAGTTCAAAGTCCTGCCTGTTCCCCAGCAAATGGTGCCCTACCCCCAGAGAGCCATACCTGTGCAAGCCGTTCTGCCCTTCCAGGAGCCTGTACCTGACCCCGTCCGGGGGCTCCACCCTGTGCCTCAACCACTTGTCCCTGTGATT gccTAA
- the CSN2 gene encoding beta-casein precursor: MKVLILACLVALALAREKEEFKTAGEALESISSSEESITHINKQKIEKFKIEEQQQTEDEQQDKIYTFPQPQSLVYSHTEPIPYPILPQNFLPPLQPAVMVPFLQPKVMDVPKTKETIIPKRKEMPLLQSPVVPFTESQSLTLTDLENLHLPLPLLQSLMYQIPQPVPQTPMIPPQSLLSLSQFKVLPVPQQMVPYPQRAIPVQAVLPFQEPVPDPVRGLHPVPQPLVPVIA, encoded by the exons ATGAAGGTCCTCATCCTTGCCTGCCTGGTGGCTCTTGCTCTTGCAAGAGAG AAGGAAGAATTCAAGACAGCCGGTGAG gcTTTGGAAAGCATTTCAAGCAGTGAG gaatCTATTACACACATCAACAAG caGAAAATTGAGAAGTTTAAAATTGAGGAACAGCAGCAAACAGAG gaTGAACAGCAGGATAAAATCTACACCTTTCCCCAGCCCCAGTCTCTAGTCTATTCTCACACTGAGCCCATCCCTTACCCTATCCTTCCACAAAACTTTCTGCCGCCTCTTCAGCCTGCTGTGATGGTACCTTTTCTTCAGCCTAAAGTAATGGATGTCCCCAAAACTAAGGAGACCATCATTCCTAAGCGCAAAGAAATGCCCTTGCTTCAGTCTCCAGTAGTGCCCTTTACTGAAAGCCAGAGCCTGACTCTCACTGATCTCGAAAATCTGCAccttcctctgcctctgctccagTCTTTGATGTACCAGATTCCCCAGCCTGTTCCTCAGACCCCCATGATTCCTCCTCAATCCCTGCTGTCCCTTTCTCAGTTCAAAGTCCTGCCTGTTCCCCAGCAAATGGTGCCCTACCCCCAGAGAGCCATACCTGTGCAAGCCGTTCTGCCCTTCCAGGAGCCTGTACCTGACCCCGTCCGGGGGCTCCACCCTGTGCCTCAACCACTTGTCCCTGTGATT gccTAA